The proteins below come from a single Mya arenaria isolate MELC-2E11 chromosome 8, ASM2691426v1 genomic window:
- the LOC128243575 gene encoding D-galactose-binding lectin-like — MSEPFLIKHRSSGKFFHPESGMKSPDNGTEVVLHSDIHSNMHWRFCKEKDYWGYIEHVGSGKCIHPQSGILSPENGEKLVLHGDRHYGALFALDGKNNHIIHTGGRYAHPESGGHSPSNGNKVVLHSDKHNNMLFQFVSPQDQSKEVLVYGSPNVTGKWEIINAVIDPKAEHKSKISVKIGKSKTESTTSTFEYNWESSIGVEIMAITASVSQSQRSMIENTSSATWSEETTRTKEITVSPGKTVVTWQYKFAVEQNDSRALFQSNLLADTDSETTVPLDFKYSV; from the exons ATGTCTGAGCCATTTCTCATCAAGCACCGGTCATCTGGGAAGTTCTTCCATCCCGAAAGTGGAATGAAGAGCCCTGACAATGGCACGGAGGTCGTTCTTCACAGCGACATTCACAGCAACATGCACTGGCGCTTTTGCAAAGAAAAAGATTATTGGGGCTACATCGAGCACGTCGGCAGTGGCAAGTGTATACATCCGCAAAGCGGCATTCTCTCACCCGAGAACGGCGAGAAGCTGGTCCTCCACGGCGACCGACACTATGGCGCACTTTTTGCTCTCGATGGCAAAAACAATCACATTATTCACACGGGCGGCAG ATATGCTCATCCAGAAAGTGGAGGTCATTCGCCAAGTAATGGAAACAAGGTCGTCCTCCACTCTGACAAACACAACAACATGCTTTTCCAGTTCGTTTCACCACAAGACCAAAGTAAAGAGGTTCTTGTATACGGCAGCCCAAACGTCACCGGTAAGTGGGAGATAATCAACGCCGTCATCGACCCGAAGGCCGAGCATAAGAGTAAAATCTCTGTCAAGATTGGCAAGTCCAAGACGGAAAGCACGACTTCGACGTTTGAATACAATTGGGAGTCTTCTATTGGCGTGGAGATCATGGCAATTACAGCCTCAGTTAGCCAATCGCAGAGGTCTATGATTGAGAACACTTCGTCTGCAACGTGGTCAGAGGAAACAACAAGAACAAAGGAAATTACCG tttcACCTGGGAAGACCGTCGTAACCTGGCAGTACAAGTTCGCCGTAGAGCAGAATGATTCACGTGCCCTGTTCCAGAGTAATCTATTGGCTGACACCGATAGCGAGACGACCGTTCCATTGGACTTCAAATACAGCGTCTAA